The Mycobacterium avium subsp. avium genomic sequence GCAAGCCCCGGACCGCACACTCAATGCCGACGCGCGGCCAGCGCGCGCAGAAAGAATGTCAGGTTGGCGGGGCGTTCGGCGAGCCGGCGCATGAAGTAGCCGTACCACTGGGTGCCGAAGGGTACGTAGACCCGGACGGTGTGGCCGGCCTCGGCCAGCCGCCGCTGCTCGTCGTCGCGGATGCCGTACAGCATCTGGTATTCGAATTCACCGGTGCCACGCCCTGATTCGCGGGCCAGCGACGGCGCTGCCTCGATGATCGCCGGATCGTGGGAGGCCACCATCGGATAGCCCGAACCGGCCATCAACACCCGCAGGCAGCGCAGGTAGGAATCGGTGACCGCGGCGGGATCGCGGTAGGCCAGCGAGGCGGGCTCGTCGTAGGCGCCCTTGCACAGCCGCACCCGCGCGCCGGCGGCGGCGAACTCCTCGCAGTCGCCGAGCGTGCGCCGCAGGTAGGCCTGCAATGCCACGCCCAGCCAATCGAATTCGCGCCGCAGGTCGCGCACGATGCGCAGGGTCGAATCGGTCGCGGTGTGGCCCTCGGCGTCCACCGTCACCCACACGCCGGCCCGCTGCGCGGCCGCGCAGATCGCCCACGCGTTCTCCCGGGCGATCTTCTCACCGTCGCGATCCAGCGACTGGCCCAGCGCGGACAGTTTCAGCGACACCTCGAGCGGTCGGACGGCCGCCCCATCGCCGAGGCAGCCCAGGCGGTCGACGAGCTCCAGATACACCCGCACCGCCGCATCGGCGTCGTCGGCGTCCGACACGTCCTCGCCCAGATGGTCGACGCTGACGCAGCGTCCCGAATCACGAAGGGCCGTCACGCTGTCCAGCGCCGAATCGATCGTCTCCCCGGCGATGAACCGGTGCACCACCCGGCGGGTCACCGGCAGCGCTTCGGCGGCCCGGCGCAACCCCGGTCGCCGGCCCGCGGCCAGGATCGCCGGACGCAGGGTGTGGGCGAACAGCCCGGCCATCAGTCGGCCCCCATGTGCGGATAGGTGTGGTCGGTGGCCGGGACGAACGTCTCCTTGATGGTGCGGGCCGACGTCCAGCGCAGCAGGTTCAACGGAGAGCCGGCCTTGTCGTTGGTGCCCGAGCCGCGCGAACCGCCGAATGGCTGGCGCCCCACCACCGCCCCGGTCGGCTTGTCGTTGACGTAGAAGTTCCCGGCGGCAAAGCGCAGCCGGTCCTGCGCGGCCAGCACCGCCGCCCGGTCGTCGGCGATGACCGCACCGGTCAGCGCGTACCGCGATCCGGTGTCGACCACGTCGAGGATTCGCTGGTAGTCGTCGTCGGGATACACGTGCACCGACAGCAGCGGGCCGAAGTATTCGGTCGCGAACGACTCGTCCGCCGGGTCGTCGGACAGCAACACCGTCGGCCGCACGAAATAGCCTTCGCTGTCGTCGTATTCGCCGCCCACCGCGAGGGTGACGTGCGGCGCGCCCTTCGCGCGTTCGATGGCGTCGACGTTCTTGACGAAGGCCCGCCGGTCGATCAGCGCGCCGCCGAAGTTGGTCAGATCGGTGACGTCGCCGTAGCGCAATGCGGCGGTCTCGGCCAGAAACTCGTCGCCCATCCGCCGCCAGACCGACTGCGCGATGAACGCCCGCGACGCCGCCGAGCACTTCTGACCCTGGTAGTCGAAGGCCCCGCGAATCAGCGCGGTGCGCAACACATCCGGGCGTGCGGAGGCGTGCGCGACGATGAAGTCCTTGCCGCCGGTCTCGCCCACCAGCCGCGGATAGCAGTGGTAGTGACCGATATTGGTGCCCACCTGGTACCACAGCCGCTGGAAGGTCGCCGTCGACCCGGTGAAGTGAATGCCCGCAAGCCGCCGATCCGCCAGTGCCACATCGGAAACCGCGAACCCGTCGCCGGTCACCAGGTTGATCACCCCGGGCGGCAACCCGGCCGCCTCGAGTAACTGCATGGTCAGGTACGCCGACAGGGTCTGGGTGATCGACGGCTTCCACACCACGGTGTTTCCCATCAGCGCCGGCGCGGTCGGCAGGTTGCCGGCAATGGAGGTGAAATTGAACGGCGTGATCGCGTAGACAAAGCCGTCCAGCGGGCGGTAGTCGCTGCGATTCCACTCCCCCGGCCCGCTGATCGGCTGCTGCGCCAGGATCTGCCGGGCAAACGCCACGTTGAACCGCCAGAAGTCGATCTGCTCGCAGGGCGAGTCGATCTCGGCCTGGTAGGCCGACTTGGATTGGCCCAGCATCGTCGCGGCGGCGATCTTCTCCCGCCACGGCCCGGCCAGCAGATCGGCGGCCCGCAAAAACACCGCCGCCCGCTCATCGAAAGGCATTGCCGCCCAATCGCTTTTCGCGGCCATCGCGGCGTCGACGGCCGCGGTCGCGTCGGCGTGCACGGCGTTGGTCAGGGTGCCCAGCTTGGCGGCGTGCCGGTGCGGCTGGACGACGTCGATGCGTTCACCGTCGCCCATCCGGTGGCGGCCGCCGATGACGTGCGGCAGGTCGATCGGGTGGCCGGCCAGCGCGGCCAACTCGGCGCGTAACCGGGCGCGCTCCGCGGAGTGCGGCGCGTAATCGTGGACCGGCTCGTTGGCCGGCACCGGCACCTCGGAAATTCCAGTGATCGCATCCATGCTGCCCAGGATCCTCGCGGCGGCCACGCCGCGATTTAGCCGATCCGACAAGATAGGCCGGGCATCGTAGTAAGATCGGACAATATGGCCGGTGTCGGGCTGGGTCAGCTGCTGCTCGCGCTGGACGCGACCATGGTCAGCCTGGTCGACGCCCCGCGTGGGCTGGACCAACCGGTCGCGTCGGCGGCGCTGATCGACTCCGACGATGTGCGGCTCGGGCTGGCCGCGGCGGCGGGCTCCGCCGACGTGTTCTTCCTGCTGGGCGTCGGCGACGACGAGGCGCTGCGCTGGATCGACACCCAGGCCCGCGACCGGGTACCGGTGGCCGTCTTCGTCAAGGAGCCGTCCGACGCCCTGGTCGGCACGGCCGTCGCGGCGGGATCGGCGGTGGTGGCCGTCGATCCGCGGGCCCGCTGGGAACGGCTGTACCAGTTGGTCAATCACGTGCTGGAACATCACGGCGACCGCGCCGACGCGGCGGACGACTCGGGCACCGACCTGTTCGGGTTGGCGCAGTCACTGGCCGAGCGCATCCACGGCATGGTCAGCATCGAAAACGCCCAATCCCAGGTGCTGGCCTATTCGGCCTCCAACGACGAGGCCGACGAGCTGCGCCGGCTGTCCATCCTGGGCCGGGCCGGCCCGCCCGAGCATCTCGAGTGGATCGGCCAGTGGGGCATCTTCGACGCGCTGCGGTCGGGCACCCAGGTGGTGCGCGTCGCCGAGCGGCCGGAGCTGGGGCTGCGACCCCGGCTGGCGGTCGGCATCCACCAGCCCGACCCGGATGCCCGGCGACCGCCGGTGTTCGCCGGGACCATCTGGGTGCAGCAGGGCGCGCAGCCGCTGGCCGACGACGCCGAACAGATACTGCGCGGCGCCGCGGTGCTGGCCGCCCGGATCATGGCGCGGCTGGCGGCCCGCCCGTCCACCCAGGCGCGGCGGCTGCAGCAGCTGCTCGGTGTGACCGACTCGGAAACCCTTGCGCCCGTGGACCTCACCGCGATCGCCGCCGA encodes the following:
- the pruA gene encoding L-glutamate gamma-semialdehyde dehydrogenase produces the protein MDAITGISEVPVPANEPVHDYAPHSAERARLRAELAALAGHPIDLPHVIGGRHRMGDGERIDVVQPHRHAAKLGTLTNAVHADATAAVDAAMAAKSDWAAMPFDERAAVFLRAADLLAGPWREKIAAATMLGQSKSAYQAEIDSPCEQIDFWRFNVAFARQILAQQPISGPGEWNRSDYRPLDGFVYAITPFNFTSIAGNLPTAPALMGNTVVWKPSITQTLSAYLTMQLLEAAGLPPGVINLVTGDGFAVSDVALADRRLAGIHFTGSTATFQRLWYQVGTNIGHYHCYPRLVGETGGKDFIVAHASARPDVLRTALIRGAFDYQGQKCSAASRAFIAQSVWRRMGDEFLAETAALRYGDVTDLTNFGGALIDRRAFVKNVDAIERAKGAPHVTLAVGGEYDDSEGYFVRPTVLLSDDPADESFATEYFGPLLSVHVYPDDDYQRILDVVDTGSRYALTGAVIADDRAAVLAAQDRLRFAAGNFYVNDKPTGAVVGRQPFGGSRGSGTNDKAGSPLNLLRWTSARTIKETFVPATDHTYPHMGAD
- a CDS encoding PucR family transcriptional regulator, encoding MAGVGLGQLLLALDATMVSLVDAPRGLDQPVASAALIDSDDVRLGLAAAAGSADVFFLLGVGDDEALRWIDTQARDRVPVAVFVKEPSDALVGTAVAAGSAVVAVDPRARWERLYQLVNHVLEHHGDRADAADDSGTDLFGLAQSLAERIHGMVSIENAQSQVLAYSASNDEADELRRLSILGRAGPPEHLEWIGQWGIFDALRSGTQVVRVAERPELGLRPRLAVGIHQPDPDARRPPVFAGTIWVQQGAQPLADDAEQILRGAAVLAARIMARLAARPSTQARRLQQLLGVTDSETLAPVDLTAIAAELGLAADGCAALVGWAAAEGASRHTRLTDVIALSASAFRHDAHVAGHGSRTYVLLPQPPNRSVSSWVRGTIAALRAELGVQLRAVIAAPVPGLSGVAAARAEVDRVLDSAERHPLSFGQVTSLAEARTTVLLDEIVTLVGRDERLVDPRIVALHDREPVLAQTLRTYLDAFGDIAAAAHALRVHPNTVRYRVRRIEKLLSVSLADPEVRLLFALALRAAER
- a CDS encoding proline dehydrogenase family protein, with amino-acid sequence MAGLFAHTLRPAILAAGRRPGLRRAAEALPVTRRVVHRFIAGETIDSALDSVTALRDSGRCVSVDHLGEDVSDADDADAAVRVYLELVDRLGCLGDGAAVRPLEVSLKLSALGQSLDRDGEKIARENAWAICAAAQRAGVWVTVDAEGHTATDSTLRIVRDLRREFDWLGVALQAYLRRTLGDCEEFAAAGARVRLCKGAYDEPASLAYRDPAAVTDSYLRCLRVLMAGSGYPMVASHDPAIIEAAPSLARESGRGTGEFEYQMLYGIRDDEQRRLAEAGHTVRVYVPFGTQWYGYFMRRLAERPANLTFFLRALAARRH